In the genome of Cryptococcus neoformans var. neoformans B-3501A chromosome 5, whole genome shotgun sequence, the window TCACCTACAATGTTATCCGATGGCCGCTCCTCTTTTTTatattcttcatcatctaccTCGAATTTTCTGCCTACGTTATAACTCGCCAAATTGTCAACGTATTCGAATGGCTGGTCGCTTGGAGAGGATATAAAGCCAAGCTGAGgaaagagttgaggaaAGCCAAAACATACGACGAGTGGGTAAATACAGCCAAGAAGCTTGACAAGCATCTTGGATTTGATGACTGGAAggatgtggaagaggacTCTTATTTTGACTGGGCATTGGTTAGAAGAGTCAGGAGAACATTGACCAGACTGCGGGCTGCAAATGATACAAGGGGTTTGATGGACGCTTTGGCTGTTTGCGTTAGAGCCAACTTTGCTGGAACAGAGAGTGTGAAGATGTACAGCGAGGTAAGTTGATACATCTCACTTACATAGGTCTAACCCACCCTTTATAGACCTTTATTGGCACCAAGAAAGCTGTTGAAGCACATATCAAAGAAGTAGCCGCCTGCCTGGACTATGTGAGGACAGCCACCGACGTCtctttggaggagaaaCGAGCATTTTTCAGAGCCGTCAATAAGCACTATGGGTCTAGTGCTCTATGTCTGTCAGGCGGTGCCTCCTTTGGCTATTATCAGTACGACTTTCGCTTGTTTGCCCCTCGTGGAAGAAAGCTGACGGATTTACTTTGTTAGTTTCGGTGTCATCAAAGCCTTCCTTGAGGCCGATCTGCTCCCTCGAGTCATCACTGGAACATCCGCCGGTGGGCTTTGTGCTGCTCTTTTATGTACGCGAACAGATAGCGAGCTCAAGGAACTTTTGGTCCCCGAATTGGCCGATAAGATCACTGCATGTTCAGATCCCTTCACGGTATGGTTCAAACGTTTCCGACAGACGGGTGCTAGATTCGATACTATTGACTGGGCGAGAAGGGTTGGTGATTTTCGGTACAGAGAGATGGGAATTACGCTGACTCGAATTAGTCCATGTGGTTCACAAGAGGGTCTTTGACTTTCAAAGAGGCGTATACAAAGACGGGACGAGCCTTGAATATTTCTGTAGTGCCGTCCGATCGTCATTCGTAAGTGGCAGGGTCAATATCCTTATACCACACACCTGACCTAATCACTCTAGACCCACAATCCTTCTTAACCACCTCACTGCTCCCAACTGCCTCATCTGGTCAGCCATCCTTGCAAGCGCTGCCGTTCCCGGTATTCTGAATCCCGTGGTGCTCATGGCTAAAGACCGAAGTGGAAATATCAAGCCCCACAACCTGGGCGGTTCCCGGTTCAAAGACGGAAGTCTTCGCGAAGATATACCTCTTGGAAGCCTACACACTCAATTCAACTGCAACTTTTCCATCGTCTCTCAGACAAATCCGCACAttcaccttttcttctttgcgcCTCGTGGTTCCGTTGGCAGACCTGTAGCGCATCgtaaaggaaaaggttggCGAGGAGGCTTTATTCTCTCAGCTCTAGAATCCTACATCAAGCTTGACTTATCCAAACACTTCAAGGTGATCAGGGATTTGGATCTCATGCCTCAAATTCTGCAGAGTGATTGGAGTGGCGTTTTTTTGCAAAGATTCTCGGGTGATTTAACCTTAACTCCGAGGAGTACCATCGGGGTAAGTGTTACGGATCTGCGTGTTGGTCATATAGCTGATAAGAATTGAAGGATTGGTTCCATATCTTGTCGGATCCCGACAGGCCACAAATGAAAAGAATGTTGAGGGTGGGCGAACGAGTGGCGTGGCCTGCTTTGGGAATGGTCAGGAACAGGATGACGGTTGAAGTGAgtgtttcttcttgtttttgtttGAATATGGTAAACACGGACTTATTTGGTTAGCGTGCCATACTCAGAGGCCGCAGCGAAGTCCGTACTGCACTCAGTCATGACCGTACATCAAACGACCCTGCGACTTCCCTACCCGAAACAAACCCGGAGCTTACCGGTGCATTGGACCATGTCCCTATCGAATCGGATGTCGATGCAGGATTTGTTTCCCGTTCGCGTCGTGCTCGCAACAAGACGGGCTCAAAGGGTGGTGATACCCCAGAAGAACAGCTCAATCTAGCAGGCGTTTTCCAGCTTGATGAAAGTAGCAAAGGTGtacgaagaaggaagcaaaagaagagtggaATGCCTCTTGTTGCAGAACCTCTCGGCGAGCTACCAGAGGTTTCGCCAACTCATTCCCCCATAGCAACGGAAAGCCCTCAACGGAATTATACGTCGAATTTCGGTGACAGCTTCCGACACGTACGAgctccttcccttccagCATTGAGCTCTCCCTTCCGTTCTATCCGCTCAAACacttcgtcctcttctaACAACGTGCaatctccatcctcttcacaGAGATTCAGGTCTCAACTTAGTATCACAAGGTGGTTCGGCGGTGTCTCGGAAAGTTCCtcggatgaagaagacgaagatcTTGGCGGTTTGCAGAGTGGCGAGGCTACAGCGTCGtcgggagaagaaggcatccCTACTTTCCAACTTGATAGTGCTGTCGAATCCCATTCCGACCGTTCGGAAGACGAGATGCTCCACTCTGGTGCTAATGTCAAGGAAGAATATCAAAGCGAGGAAAGCGAGGGCAAAATCCCAATCCCCGGAGGGGAGAGGGTGACTCAAGAGAAAATTGACGCGTCTATGGCGAGCGGAGAGAGGCTGAGACCGGCTGGTGGAAGCAAAGGCAGTGCCAAGACGCCACCTGTTCAGGATGGAGCGTAAGCAACTGTATCGTGTGCGTGTATCTTTCATATCATGTTTGTAGCAAGTATGGAGTCCAGTATACATGGTTCATTGAGCCCATAGTGTCTGTTTTCGCCGCTATTTTATCCTTGCTCAAGTCTTGATTGAAGACGGTCAGTCATGTTCAGCCGCTGAAGACAAAGGAAAGGTTATTATGATGTTGTAGAAAGGACGATTTTTGGATGACTTGTCGTAGGTTATCGCGCAAAGCATGGAGACAAGAGTACCCATACCTTAGAAACGAtgtccttcctcctttgttCTGCTTGGGACCCGAAAGGTTCACAACTCTTTTatcttccctccaaatGCCCTGTCATTACTTCCCATCGTATCTGCACTCAAAGCAGCCATTTactcttcccatctcttATCTCGACGAAACGACTGATGTTTGTTCCCTCGGCTGAACGACTATCGTGTTCTGTAGTGCAGTGTCCCAAGGACAGTCTTTTGATAACCAATCACGGCTATCATCTTTAACAAACAGTGTTGCAATGTCTTCAGTCGCTCACTCATCTCTGCCACAATTCCGCACGAAGTACCATGCCTCCTCTAATGGAACACAAGATGGACAACCAGTGAcagctcctcttccttccctaCCACCACCAGAGCCACCAACACCTGCTCCAGGAGAATCCATAAAGGACATAGATGACAACGTCCAAAGTCACGAGAAGATAGCGAACAGCAGCCCTATCACCCTTTCTCCTCGCACCCCTTCTTCACGGCCTCTATCGCCCGATTTGCCAAACCGAGACGCTTTATATTTATTCTGCAATTTTTCCAGCTACATGAGAAGTCCTCATGAGGGTTGCGATTGTATAGGCCCCGAAGATTTCAGGGATACCATAAGGCTCCTTGACCATGCTCGTGTGGGTGTATTAAAGCAGATGATCAATGAGGTCGAAGCTGATAATGACGTTCTATCTCGTGTCCAGTTCCTAGCAGCACAACGGCGATCAAATGTTCACATCTTGCACCTGAAATATCGATTTCAAGGTCAGCATAAGACTTTCCGCTCCCCGCATTCTTTCGCAAATAACCAGTTACCATTCAATCACCGTGACAATGCCGGAAGAGCGCGAAACCCTGTGCCTCAGCCATTTGCCGTCTTACATGACCCAGTGATGAAGATTGATTATAGTAGGTCGTATCTAAGTTATTAAGAAAACGAGCAATGGTTGACCAATGCTAAACAATGCAGTGGAGAATGGCATCTTTGAACCTTTGCCTGCACAAGCTATATTCAGTCACATAGCCAAATCGTGTCAGCCACCACCTCGCATCATCGTTATATCCTACGTTCATTCCAAAGTCACAGAGTAAGAGTCATTATTGTGCTATGCCGACCTTTATAATACTTACAAACGATTGTAGAAACCATCTCTCGTCTCTGTCCACATGGGCCATCACTTCATCTCCCCCAATGTACATATTTTCTCCTATTGAGACTCGCCTCCGGGAGCAacgtcctcttcatcttgctcTCAACCATGCCATCCCCATGTCAATGTACGCCTGGCCGTTAGAAGCTCAGCTAAGTTATGAAGCAGACAGGCCACAATGTAGATCAGTGAGAAGTTCTTCAACAAGAATAAGGGCAAACTGGGAGCATTACAGAAAAGCTTCAGAGGGCAGCCCAATACTCCTAACCCGGCGGATTAGCGAACAAAACACACCTGTCGTAAACAAGCAATCCCATTTAGATTCAAGCAGCAGGAAAACCAGATATCCACCTGATCCTGTCGCATCTCTCACTATTATCATGTCCTCGCTTGAGACTCTGTCAGTCATCAAGGATAAGGGTGATGGAAACAAAAACTCTGCCCCCAATAGTGCGCCGTTACCTTGGTGTGTCCCGTCTCAAAGTTTGACCTCTAAAATCCCTTCCATAGATCGCATACCTCTCTGGCAACTTGCCCCAGGTGTCGGTATACTACACGGTAGCACTTCTGCTTCCATTGGTATTCACATCAGTGATTTCTCTGCCATCAATTTGGTTGGAGAAAGCGGCGATGTGAAGCAAGGCGAGGCAGATAAGAAGATCAAAGAACGTGAAGTAGAGGGGCTAGGTATCAAGACAGAAGTTATGGGCATGAATGAACTGAGAGCGACAGATGGGACTGGGGTGACAAGTGAAGCTCTTGAAGCATCGGCCTTGCTCGAACGCCCAATCTCTAGGCCATCAAGTACTGCCCCGGTCCCAGTAGGTGCACCCGGGGCCAAAACGGGCTCCTCAACGAACACGCACGCAACAGCGTACCCGACGGCTCATCTTACACGATCTGATCCAAGCACAAAAAGTATTGCCAGGCCTTGGCGCTCGCTGAGCAGTCAGTCATGGCCTGCACCGGTAAGCAAGGCCCCCGGTTGGCGGAAGGGcaggaaagagatgatggaagatacTTTGGAAGAATTGGGATTGGGTCATACCGAGACTGAGTTGGAGCACGAGATTTTGCAAGAAGCCGTAGATCCAGCTCTCAATACTGAGGGAAGAAGTTTATCCTGCGGAACAGttactgaagaagagagtaaCCTGTTAAATTTGTTAATGTGTCGATGATTACGAAGGTAACTATTGTGTGAGACCAGCCAAAAACATGCATCAGCGAGACAAACATCGGGGATGCCTACAGAAACATAAATAGGCGGCCGAGGGGAGAAAGCGAACCCGCTTCCTCACTTGCCAGCAGCAAAGATATGGCGATGCAGTATGGCACAAAGAGAGTGTCGGAGGTGATACAACATAATACGATTGATTACACAGatgacttcttctccttctcctgttCTTGTTCATGTTCCTGCGCTTCAAGTCGAGAGATTTGACTGATAAGATCAGAATGGTTGACCCTTTCAACAAAATGAACGACTCACGTATCCCGCCTGGCTGTTCTCCATCGAGCAAGTTTAGCGTCCTCGTTGACCTTAAATCCAAATATTTTTGGCTCAAACATTTCCGCCTTCAGCGCCATTGCTGAAGTACTGATCCCTGCACCCCCTTCCCTGCTTTGCCCAGCTGACACCAAGCTTCTGTTGACATCTGCCACGCTCGACCCCACCGGTTGACCCTTCCCTGGAATCATTTGTGGATACACCATGAAAAGCATGTGAGGGAATGTGGTCCCGAAGTAAGATCCGTCGATAGATCCGTGGCGGTTAGACTTGGGAGAATAGATGTCTTCACATCGGGGACAGTAAAGCTTGACGGCCTTTTGATAAGGGATATCGGATAGTCCGACTGGAAGCAAAGGTTGAGAATAGCAATAAACCCTGGGGCAGCGACCGAAATCGGCTTTGCGATATTTCTCCAGCTATGGTCACAGTTAGTTATGTGCCATCAGATTCTTCCCAACCACCCTCACCATTTTCGCGAGGCCTCTCGTGGTTACAATAAATCGAGCGTGGATCAAGCCGTACAGAAATCTGGCGGAGGTCTCAATACTCTCTCTCGTATCCTCGTCCAAatcgtcttcatctgcaATTACGTCAAATAGATATCTCACTTGTAGCTATGTATACTCACTCAGGTTATCCGTGATCAAGCTTAGAGCACGTGAATACTCTTGTACAACTTCCGCGTTAAGACCAGTGAGGTTAAATCTATCAAGGATGTAGTCTTCGTCGACCTCGCAAAAGTATTCCTGCGGTAATGTCAAAATTAAGCTCCATGGCATCCAATTAAATCGCGCGGTCAAAACTGATGACCCACATTGCCCTTAGAAGACAGAAACCAGGAGATCCACCTAAGCAAGATGCCATCACATCAGTATGTTACTGCTTGCGATCCGTCGAGACTGCTGGGAAATTTAACTCACGAGTCAGCGTAATCGCTTTCAGAGCCAGTTGATAAGTCTTCCATGTTGCGACTGGATATAGTGTTTGTGTAAAGGCAGAAATAAGAGGTAGCTGGGTGTGGATGAAAGCGAAGAAATGAGCGCCTGCGACGGTGCGACGGCGGCAGAGAACAGATGGCATTGTTTTGCTGCGGGGTTTCTTCAATATCCGCTTATTCCACTTGGAATTTGTTTCTCAATACATCTCATACTGATGTAAAAAACACCACATTTTTATGCTCACTCTGTGCCAGCGAATTCTCTACTCCACAGATATGCATATTATTTGCTTCAGAGTCTTTTCAGAGCTTCAAAAAGGCGACTCTGCCCACTATTGTTATGAAGTATCATGTCAATTTGCTTCCGACCTGATGTTGTGCGACTGATTATCTTCCACCTCATGACTTTAACGGAAACTCGCGACGCCCAAGTGGTGGCCCACGTTCTTGACGCACTCTTGCTGGTGGGTGAATTCAGCTTTCATTTACgcctttccatctcttgcGCCCTCCTCTCAAACTCCCGCATACTCACATCCTTGACCATGTACCATCCAAAGGCCCTTATAAtcgctcttcttttcacACTGTCCCTCATTCTCGCCGCAAAATCAGCCGAGCAGCTCCAGATCGGTGTCAAGTATGTGCCTGAAG includes:
- a CDS encoding hypothetical protein (Match to ESTs gb|CF193355.1|CF193355, gb|CF189975.1|CF189975, gb|CF186038.1|CF186038; HMMPfam hit to CK_II_beta, Casein kinase II regulatory subunit, score: 363.6, E(): 2.6e-106), translated to MEDLSTGSESDYADSWISWFLSSKGNEYFCEVDEDYILDRFNLTGLNAEVVQEYSRALSLITDNLNEDDLDEDTRESIETSARFLYGLIHARFIVTTRGLAKMLEKYRKADFGRCPRVYCYSQPLLPVGLSDIPYQKAVKLYCPRCEDIYSPKSNRHGSIDGSYFGTTFPHMLFMVYPQMIPGKGQPVGSSVADVNRSLVSAGQSREGGAGISTSAMALKAEMFEPKIFGFKVNEDAKLARWRTARRDTQISRLEAQEHEQEQEKEKKSSV
- a CDS encoding hypothetical protein (HMMPfam hit to Patatin, Patatin-like phospholipase, score: 119.9, E(): 5.8e-33) encodes the protein MPPSPPSSAAADQWNIDYVNEDHLKAFAQALSYNDVQPLDGDSSPLSPRSFSLPPESPQLSTTSVKAPPPTWKYGPDNGTLRSGRDTEERVEKLTATSDFAPIHQRVSRKRQRATSQGLTYNVIRWPLLFFIFFIIYLEFSAYVITRQIVNVFEWLVAWRGYKAKLRKELRKAKTYDEWVNTAKKLDKHLGFDDWKDVEEDSYFDWALVRRVRRTLTRLRAANDTRGLMDALAVCVRANFAGTESVKMYSETFIGTKKAVEAHIKEVAACLDYVRTATDVSLEEKRAFFRAVNKHYGSSALCLSGGASFGYYHFGVIKAFLEADLLPRVITGTSAGGLCAALLCTRTDSELKELLVPELADKITACSDPFTVWFKRFRQTGARFDTIDWARRSMWFTRGSLTFKEAYTKTGRALNISVVPSDRHSPTILLNHLTAPNCLIWSAILASAAVPGILNPVVLMAKDRSGNIKPHNLGGSRFKDGSLREDIPLGSLHTQFNCNFSIVSQTNPHIHLFFFAPRGSVGRPVAHRKGKGWRGGFILSALESYIKLDLSKHFKVIRDLDLMPQILQSDWSGVFLQRFSGDLTLTPRSTIGDWFHILSDPDRPQMKRMLRVGERVAWPALGMVRNRMTVERAILRGRSEVRTALSHDRTSNDPATSLPETNPELTGALDHVPIESDVDAGFVSRSRRARNKTGSKGGDTPEEQLNLAGVFQLDESSKGVRRRKQKKSGMPLVAEPLGELPEVSPTHSPIATESPQRNYTSNFGDSFRHVRAPSLPALSSPFRSIRSNTSSSSNNVQSPSSSQRFRSQLSITRWFGGVSESSSDEEDEDLGGLQSGEATASSGEEGIPTFQLDSAVESHSDRSEDEMLHSGANVKEEYQSEESEGKIPIPGGERVTQEKIDASMASGERLRPAGGSKGSAKTPPVQDGA